A genome region from Microbacterium sp. CGR2 includes the following:
- a CDS encoding 6-phosphofructokinase — MKIGILTSGGDCPGLNAVIRGIVLKGTTAYDLEFVGIRDGWRGVVEGDFMPLTRHEVKGLSKVGGTILGTSRTNPYEGERGGADNIAKTLYGHKIDGIIAIGGEGTLAAADRLSKDGIKVIGVPKTIDNDLQATDYSFGFDTAVNIATDAMDRLRTTGDSHQRCMVAEVMGRHVGWIALHAGMAAGAHIICIPEVPMSIDDITALVTSAHDRGRAPLVVVSEGFKLLGMEEAYSDKGLDAFNRPRLGGIGDQLAPEIERITGIETRATILGHIQRGGSPSAFDRVLATRLGLHAADAIVEGAWGQMVAMQGTDIVRVPFADALGELNTVPRYRYDEAAALFG; from the coding sequence ATGAAGATCGGCATCCTGACGAGCGGCGGCGACTGCCCCGGCCTCAACGCGGTCATCCGCGGAATCGTGCTCAAGGGCACCACGGCTTACGACCTCGAGTTCGTCGGCATCCGCGACGGCTGGCGAGGCGTCGTGGAAGGCGACTTCATGCCGCTGACCCGGCACGAGGTCAAGGGTCTCTCCAAGGTCGGCGGCACGATCCTCGGAACCAGCCGCACCAACCCGTACGAGGGAGAGCGCGGGGGAGCGGACAACATCGCCAAGACCCTGTACGGCCACAAGATCGACGGCATCATCGCGATCGGCGGCGAGGGTACGCTCGCCGCGGCGGATCGGCTCTCGAAGGATGGGATCAAGGTCATCGGCGTGCCGAAGACCATCGACAACGACCTCCAGGCCACCGACTACTCCTTCGGCTTCGATACCGCGGTCAACATCGCCACGGACGCGATGGACCGTCTTCGTACGACCGGCGACTCCCACCAGCGCTGCATGGTGGCCGAGGTCATGGGTCGTCACGTGGGATGGATCGCGCTGCACGCGGGGATGGCCGCAGGCGCTCACATCATCTGCATCCCCGAGGTGCCGATGTCGATCGACGACATCACCGCGCTGGTCACGAGCGCGCACGACCGTGGTCGTGCTCCGCTGGTCGTCGTCTCCGAGGGCTTCAAGCTGCTCGGCATGGAAGAGGCTTACAGCGACAAGGGTCTCGATGCGTTCAACCGCCCCCGTCTGGGCGGAATCGGCGACCAGCTCGCCCCCGAGATCGAACGCATCACCGGAATCGAGACGCGTGCGACGATTCTCGGCCACATCCAGCGCGGCGGATCGCCTTCGGCGTTCGATCGTGTTCTCGCGACCCGTCTCGGTCTGCACGCAGCGGACGCGATCGTCGAGGGTGCCTGGGGTCAGATGGTGGCGATGCAGGGCACCGATATCGTTCGGGTTCCTTTCGCCGATGCGCTGGGCGAGTTGAACACCGTTCCGCGGTACCGCTACGACGAGGCCGCGGCACTCTTCGGCTGA
- a CDS encoding S9 family peptidase, with protein sequence MTDAPIAERRSTLRSHHGETFDDPYEWLRAKESSDVISHLEAENAHTEAATAHLSALRETLFDEIKGRVQETDLSVPTRRGDWWYYSRTEEGAQYGIHCRAAAAPDDWTPPRLEPGVPVPGEVVLLDANAEAQGHEFFSLGAFDTSDDATKLLWSTDFEGDELYTVHVRDLSSGTTLPDEIPNTGGAFFTPDGSGVLYTTRDDAWRPDTLWLHRLGTPVSDDVRLFHEPDEKFWLGAGITRSRRYLVIGVGSSITSEEYLVDLAGELTAEPRIVWPRREGVEYSLDHAVVDGEDRLLILHNDGALDFELVSVAASDPQGPRETIVAHEQGRRLLGMDAFRDFATVEYRSEGLERVGLLDYSTSSVEEIAFDEPLFSAGVSGNPEWHAPYLRLGYTSFVTPGTVYELDLASGELLLRKQVAVLGGHDSAEYGQRREWATASDGTRVPISLVWRRSFGEPGSEARPVHLYGYGSYEHSIDPGFSVARLSELDRGVIFAVAHVRGGGEMGRQWYEDGKLRNKRNTFTDFVACAEHLVITGVTTPERLVAEGGSAGGLLMGAVANLAPELFAGILAAVPFVDALTTILDPSLPLTVIEWDEWGDPLHDAEVYAYMKSYSPYENVRDGVAYPRILAVTSLNDSRVAYVEPAKWVARLREAGASDVLLKCEMVAGHGGVSGRYNSWKERAFELAWLLDTLGLAES encoded by the coding sequence GTGACTGACGCCCCCATCGCAGAACGCCGTTCCACCCTTCGCAGCCATCACGGCGAGACCTTCGACGACCCGTACGAATGGCTCCGCGCGAAGGAATCGAGCGACGTGATCAGCCACCTCGAGGCCGAGAACGCGCACACCGAGGCCGCGACCGCCCATCTCTCCGCGCTGCGCGAGACCCTGTTCGACGAGATCAAGGGACGGGTGCAGGAAACCGATCTCTCGGTCCCCACCCGGCGCGGCGACTGGTGGTACTACAGCCGCACCGAGGAGGGCGCCCAGTACGGCATCCACTGCCGGGCCGCCGCGGCACCCGATGACTGGACTCCCCCGCGCTTGGAGCCCGGCGTTCCGGTGCCCGGTGAGGTCGTGTTGCTCGACGCCAACGCTGAGGCGCAGGGTCACGAGTTCTTCTCACTCGGAGCGTTCGACACGTCGGACGATGCCACGAAGCTGCTGTGGTCGACCGACTTCGAAGGCGACGAGCTGTACACCGTGCATGTGCGCGACCTCTCCTCGGGAACGACGCTCCCGGACGAGATCCCGAACACCGGAGGCGCGTTCTTCACTCCGGATGGATCCGGCGTTCTCTACACGACCCGCGACGACGCCTGGCGCCCCGACACGCTGTGGCTGCATCGCCTCGGCACTCCCGTATCCGACGACGTCCGACTCTTCCACGAGCCGGACGAGAAGTTCTGGCTCGGCGCCGGGATCACTCGCAGTCGCCGGTACCTCGTCATCGGGGTCGGCTCGAGCATCACCAGTGAGGAATACCTCGTCGACCTCGCGGGAGAGCTCACCGCCGAACCTCGAATCGTCTGGCCGCGTCGCGAGGGCGTCGAGTACTCCCTGGATCACGCCGTGGTCGACGGCGAGGACCGCCTCCTCATCCTGCACAACGACGGAGCCTTGGACTTCGAGCTCGTTTCGGTGGCGGCATCCGACCCGCAGGGGCCGCGCGAGACGATCGTCGCACACGAGCAGGGCAGGCGCTTGCTCGGCATGGATGCGTTCCGCGACTTCGCGACGGTCGAATACCGCAGCGAAGGCCTCGAGCGGGTCGGACTGCTCGACTACTCCACGAGCTCTGTCGAGGAGATCGCGTTCGATGAGCCGCTCTTCTCGGCGGGGGTGAGCGGGAATCCCGAGTGGCACGCGCCCTACCTGCGACTGGGCTACACCTCGTTCGTCACACCGGGAACGGTCTACGAACTCGACCTCGCGTCCGGCGAACTGCTGTTGCGCAAGCAGGTCGCGGTTCTGGGTGGGCATGACTCCGCCGAGTACGGACAGCGACGCGAGTGGGCGACCGCGTCGGACGGCACGCGGGTGCCCATCTCGCTCGTCTGGAGGCGATCGTTCGGCGAGCCGGGGTCCGAGGCCCGACCGGTTCACCTCTACGGCTACGGCTCCTACGAGCATTCGATCGACCCCGGATTCTCCGTCGCCCGTCTGTCCGAGCTGGATCGCGGCGTGATCTTCGCGGTGGCCCATGTGCGCGGCGGCGGGGAGATGGGGCGGCAGTGGTACGAGGACGGCAAGCTGCGCAACAAGCGCAACACCTTCACGGACTTCGTCGCCTGCGCCGAACACCTCGTCATCACGGGGGTCACCACCCCGGAGCGGCTCGTCGCCGAGGGCGGCAGCGCCGGAGGGCTACTGATGGGCGCCGTCGCGAATCTCGCCCCCGAGCTCTTCGCCGGCATCCTCGCCGCCGTTCCGTTCGTCGACGCCCTGACGACGATCCTGGACCCGTCGCTGCCGCTCACGGTCATCGAATGGGACGAGTGGGGCGACCCGCTGCACGATGCCGAGGTGTACGCCTACATGAAGTCGTACTCGCCGTACGAGAACGTTCGCGACGGCGTCGCCTACCCGCGCATCCTCGCCGTGACCTCACTCAACGACTCTCGTGTCGCGTACGTCGAGCCGGCCAAGTGGGTCGCACGCCTGCGAGAAGCCGGAGCATCCGACGTCCTCCTGAAGTGCGAGATGGTCGCCGGGCACGGAGGCGTCAGCGGGCGCTACAACTCCTGGAAGGAACGCGCCTTCGAACTCGCCTGGCTGCTCGACACCCTCGGACTCGCGGAGTCCTGA
- a CDS encoding inorganic phosphate transporter, with translation METAALIVVLVIALALFFDFTNGFHDTANAMATPIATGALKPKTAVLLAAVLNLIGAFLSTEVSKTISGGIIQEDAIIAAGAELFLALIFAGLIGAITWNMLTWLLGLPSSSSHALFGGLIGATLVGAGLGGIDFGAVLSKIVLPALIAPLTAGLIAFAATKIAYSITRRYDGKPDGRDGFRWGQIFTSSLVALAHGTNDAQKTMGVITLAMITIGWQSGAQHEPQLWVIVACAFTIALGTYLGGWRIIRTLGKGLTDVKPAQGFAAESSTAATILASSALGFALSTTQVASGSVIGSGLGRRGSTVRWRTAGRIGIGWLLTLPAAGGVGALAALLVVWLGPWGVAIDAVLAVLIILGLFMRSRRNAVTHANAMSDVAESGLAVELPDTPPPTRRQQRVALAKAEAKARAAARDKAKTEAKARKVEARSKSKQTTTLDADRNGDSA, from the coding sequence GTGGAAACCGCAGCCCTCATCGTCGTGCTTGTCATCGCGCTGGCACTCTTCTTCGACTTCACGAACGGCTTTCACGACACCGCGAACGCGATGGCCACGCCCATCGCCACCGGTGCCCTGAAGCCCAAGACCGCCGTCCTGCTCGCGGCCGTGCTCAATCTCATCGGCGCGTTCCTGTCGACGGAGGTGTCCAAGACCATCTCCGGCGGAATCATCCAGGAAGACGCGATCATCGCCGCGGGGGCGGAGCTGTTCCTGGCGTTGATCTTCGCGGGCCTCATCGGCGCCATCACGTGGAACATGCTCACCTGGCTGCTCGGGCTGCCCTCGAGCTCCTCTCACGCACTCTTCGGCGGCCTCATCGGCGCCACCCTGGTGGGAGCGGGCCTCGGGGGCATCGACTTCGGCGCGGTGCTGTCGAAGATCGTCCTGCCCGCGCTGATCGCGCCGCTCACGGCAGGCCTCATAGCCTTCGCCGCCACCAAGATCGCGTATTCGATCACGCGGCGGTACGACGGGAAACCGGATGGCCGGGACGGATTCCGTTGGGGACAGATCTTCACGTCCTCTCTGGTCGCGCTCGCGCACGGAACGAACGACGCTCAGAAGACGATGGGCGTCATCACCCTCGCCATGATCACCATCGGCTGGCAGTCCGGCGCTCAGCACGAGCCGCAACTCTGGGTGATCGTCGCCTGCGCGTTCACGATCGCCTTGGGCACCTACCTCGGTGGGTGGCGCATCATCCGAACCCTCGGAAAGGGGCTCACCGACGTCAAGCCCGCGCAGGGCTTCGCCGCGGAGAGTTCCACGGCCGCAACGATCCTCGCCTCCAGCGCTCTCGGATTCGCGCTCTCCACGACTCAGGTGGCCTCGGGGTCGGTCATCGGGTCCGGTCTCGGGCGGCGCGGGTCGACGGTGCGCTGGCGCACTGCCGGGCGAATCGGCATCGGGTGGTTGCTGACCCTGCCCGCCGCCGGCGGCGTGGGGGCGCTGGCGGCACTGCTCGTGGTCTGGCTCGGCCCGTGGGGAGTCGCCATCGACGCTGTCCTCGCCGTCCTCATCATCCTCGGCCTGTTCATGCGTTCCCGTCGCAATGCGGTGACCCATGCGAATGCCATGAGTGACGTCGCCGAATCAGGACTCGCCGTGGAACTGCCCGACACACCGCCGCCGACCCGGCGTCAGCAGCGGGTCGCACTCGCCAAGGCGGAGGCGAAAGCGCGCGCCGCGGCGCGCGACAAGGCGAAGACCGAGGCGAAAGCGCGGAAGGTCGAAGCCAGATCGAAGTCGAAGCAGACGACGACGCTCGACGCAGACCGGAACGGAGACTCCGCATGA
- a CDS encoding peptidase, protein MNVVIDWFAFLQVFLAALVGATAIVTFYSLGLRLLVRSGRAPVVSPAEFTDAITVISEKELRRAAKQAAKAAKKSPLTDNQKSVALVGAYGCFTMCAVAVIAGILIIVVGH, encoded by the coding sequence ATGAACGTCGTCATCGACTGGTTCGCGTTCCTCCAGGTCTTCCTCGCCGCGCTCGTCGGTGCGACCGCCATCGTCACCTTCTACTCCCTGGGACTGCGGCTTCTCGTCCGAAGCGGACGCGCTCCGGTCGTGAGCCCCGCGGAGTTCACCGACGCGATCACCGTCATCTCCGAGAAGGAGCTCCGCCGCGCGGCGAAGCAGGCGGCGAAGGCTGCCAAGAAGAGCCCGCTGACCGACAACCAGAAGTCCGTGGCTCTCGTCGGCGCGTACGGATGCTTCACCATGTGCGCCGTCGCCGTGATCGCCGGCATCCTGATCATCGTCGTCGGGCACTGA
- a CDS encoding metallophosphoesterase has translation MSAGNGSGYMFGRHRPASHVIIHVSDPHFLAAGARLGGRYDVEANFARTLQAIRVVHPHPAAIVVTGDLADLGEPEAYRRLRAAVEPVAAELGSPVIWVAGNHDERPALRRDLLDLAPTQEPVTGVWDLDGLRLIALDTSVPGWHHGDLDDAQLSWLADILSRPAPHGTLLAMHHPPLPSHLPLFDILELRHQDELAEIVRGSDVRGILAGHLHYSAHGMFAGVPVSVASATCYTMNVARPPADVNGMDAAQAFQLVHVHPETITHTVVPVTDAPTGEYFSEEWLERMAELTPEERLEAFSRKRSSGAA, from the coding sequence ATGTCAGCAGGAAACGGCAGCGGCTACATGTTCGGTCGGCACCGTCCGGCGTCCCACGTCATCATCCACGTCAGCGATCCGCACTTCCTTGCGGCGGGCGCGCGGCTGGGGGGACGCTACGACGTCGAGGCGAATTTCGCCCGCACTCTGCAGGCGATCCGGGTGGTGCATCCACACCCTGCGGCGATCGTCGTGACAGGCGACCTCGCCGATCTGGGAGAGCCGGAAGCCTATCGACGCCTGCGCGCCGCCGTCGAGCCGGTGGCAGCCGAGTTGGGCTCGCCGGTCATCTGGGTGGCGGGCAACCATGACGAGCGTCCGGCACTGCGCCGTGACCTCCTCGACCTCGCCCCGACTCAAGAGCCGGTCACCGGAGTCTGGGATCTCGACGGCCTTCGTCTCATCGCGCTCGACACGAGTGTTCCTGGCTGGCATCACGGAGACCTCGACGACGCTCAGCTGTCGTGGCTGGCCGATATCCTCTCTCGGCCGGCGCCGCACGGCACGCTGCTCGCCATGCACCATCCGCCGCTGCCGAGCCATCTGCCTCTCTTCGACATCCTCGAGCTGCGCCATCAGGACGAACTGGCTGAGATCGTCCGAGGCAGCGACGTTCGTGGCATCCTCGCCGGTCACCTGCACTATTCCGCGCACGGAATGTTCGCCGGCGTTCCCGTGAGCGTGGCTTCGGCGACCTGCTACACGATGAACGTCGCGCGGCCGCCGGCGGATGTCAACGGCATGGATGCCGCTCAGGCGTTCCAGCTCGTGCACGTGCATCCCGAGACGATCACACACACCGTGGTGCCGGTGACCGACGCTCCCACGGGGGAGTACTTCTCCGAGGAGTGGCTCGAGCGCATGGCGGAGCTCACGCCGGAGGAGCGACTCGAGGCCTTCTCTCGCAAGCGTTCAAGCGGAGCCGCGTAG